Genomic window (Canis lupus dingo isolate Sandy chromosome 6, ASM325472v2, whole genome shotgun sequence):
TGATAAATGCATGACTCTTGGGGCTGTGTCGGTCTCCTCAGTTTGGTTGGAGGGCAGACTTCCTCACTTTTGGGAAAGAAAGCTGTACCTCGTTGAGAAGAAAGACAGGGGTGCCTAGCCACTGCAGTGGAACATAAGTGCATTTAGAAGTGTGCATATTGAAGATGGGTAGtcaagggggtgggtgggagtcTGTACCAATCATCTACCCACTGCCTCTCAGCTCTAAATTCACCTTTGACTggcctggaaaaacaaaacaaaaacaaaaacaaaaccaaaacagatcTGGACCCTttacatatttttccctttgccaGCTGACACTGAAGCTTTGTCGGCAGAGGATGCAGGAGACACCACCACAAGACAGACTGTGTCTCCCAGGTCCGGATGCTCTCTCTTGCAGCATGGGCAGCTGACCCAGCTGCAGGCCCTTGCCGGGCTCACCCTTCCCCCCAGCAGCTGCCTTGGCAGTTTTGTAGCAGAGCACAAGTGAGACACCTTCCCAAAAGATCTATCTCCTGCAGTTCCATGGGGTGGCATCACAGTGACGTCTCTGCCATGCGATAAGCAGAGGGCCAGGTCCAGGAGTTGGGATCTCAGTCCTGGCATCATATGCTCTCCTCCATGGATACActatctctgttctttttttttcttttttttctttttaaaaaaattttttaaaaaaaatttatttatgatagtcatacagagagagagagagagagagagagagagagagaggcagagacataggcagagggagaagcaggctccatgcaccgggagcctgacgtgggattcgatcccgggtctccaggatcgcacccagggccaaaggcaggcgccaaaccgctgcgccacccagggatcgctcTCTGTTCTAAGTTTAGGGATTTCTCCTTACCTCTGCTACTCTTCTTTAGTGGTCTCCTTACCTCTCACTAGCCAAACCCTTATACactaataattctttatatttatatcaaacCTGTCCTGTTCAAATCACTGTGTAGTCCATTCTCCTGCCTGGACTCAAACTGACAGGATAACTCTACCACCTATGAAGCAACCGGCAAGAAAGCTGGAAATCAGCTTTTATCACATGCTCTCCCCCATCTCTACAATGAACTGGTTCAGATTGGTTATCAATTTTTGTTGATTCTAATTCCTTCATCTCCACTGAATTAAGAATCTTCTCATCTACTGTGATTTAGTTTAGAGCTCTGAAATATTCACTGGCTACTACAACAAATCTAGAACCACTTTTGGTATCTATCTTTTTGTCAGTCCTCTGCTGCCAATCTTTTCTGTTCTAAGATCTTTTCAACCTATAGccatagtttttttaaaaaacataaatcccACTCATGTCATTCTCctgattaaaattatttaatcccttgggatccctgggtggcgcagcggtttggcgcctgcctttggcccggggcacgatcctggagacccaggatcgaatcccacgtcgggctcccggtgcatggagcctgcttctccctctgcctgtgtctctgcctctctgtctctctctgtgtgactatcatgaataaataaaatctttaaaaaaaaaataaataaataaaaaaaataaaattatttaatcccCTACTTTGATAATGAAATTCAAACCCCCGCTCCTcatgatttagcacctgcctcgtTTTCTATTACCTTCCACTAGTCAAACCTTCTCTCatcaccacaccacaccacaacCAATTTCTTCTACTGCATGGAACAACTTCCATTTCTCTGGCATGGTTCAGGCTGTCTTTGTCGTAAAATCTGGGCCTTTGCATCTGCTGCTTCCTAAATTACTAAGCCTCTATCACTCAACCTGGATAACTCGTTCTTGACAGGATGAGATCTGAGGTAGCCACAGACTAAAATCACCATGACCTTAGTTAGATGTGCACAGTGATTTGTACTTAGAAGGCAGTATGTGGCACTCAAACCATAGCACCCTAGTGTATGCTGAGATAGAACACTGTGATAGGAACCCAGGTCTCCCCTTGCCTGGTCCAGGTCAGTGCTCACTTAGAAGGATCACATCACCGATATATTTGTCCATCAATGATGGATACACACCCAAACTGATTTAACTTTTTCTTACCTCCGGAAAGATCCATCTTATTGCTCTGTACATTTTCTTCGGGTGAGTCTCTCTGAAGCAAGAAAACACATTGTGTTAGCGGGCCTTGacttattaatgaaaataaaaatgaaaaattttactttatatttcagtatttgtcaaaaatcaaatggACCGCAAAACTCTTTCCACTGcctaataagaaaattttaaaaataagatatgtgATCAATGTTTTTAGCTAAAAGTGTAAAAAGACAGAAAGCTTCATGGCCAATTTTACTCTAACCTCCAGCATATACATAAAGACTCAAAGATAAtttgttaagaaaacaaaaaactgaagttAGGGTAAATTTACAGACCATCACTCAAAGAAGGGCTGCTATAAAAATACACTTACCGAAAAACTGATATTTGAAAACTGTTTAACGAATGGATTTATCCATGCTTCTTCTTGTTTGTTTCCACCTTTCATGGTTCCCTTTGCAAAACAAAAGAGTAGAAAGCTGCCATGGCCACCTCTATTGATCTAGGTACAGTGATGGATTAATAAAACTTCAAGACAATTCCCAATTCTCATATTTAGCCAATTAATTTCTCCTCCAACCAATTTTAGCAGAGTTGTTAACAATTACAAAtcaacttatttaattttcaactttCTTTGCTCCAGTCCTCTGGTATGGCTGTAACGTACAGAGAAATCTCTAACAGCAAGCAGTCAGAAGGAAAAGACGGAAGCAAAGGGCCTTGATgatccacaaaaagaaaaaaaaaggtcctcACAATAACAGAGAACTGCTCATCACAATTTCCAGTTTACAACTGGACTATGTTCTAAGAGCTTAATTATAACCTCGATTTGTGGCATTCTCATAACACACCAAAGTAAAAGTACTCGTTAGGTTCCTCAGGTTAGTCCAAAGAAACCGACATAACCCACGATTTAATTACGCTATGCGCACTGtactgaaaaactataaaaaaaaaaaaacaaaccaaaactattttaaaatttcaatttgtgTCACTGAGAACACAGTACTCCAATGGCAGCTGAGCTGggggttccccccacccccctccaccttGGTGCCAGTGCCGTAGTTGGCTAGGCACAGGCAGTACAGAAACGCCTTTGAGGCACACTCTCAAGGAACCACGAGCCTGGCTGTCGGGGAGGCTGGATGCCACAGGGACCAAGGTCTCCAATGAATATGAAGACCACGGGGCTGTTCTTGGTCTGACCTTAATTCCCCTTTCCCGTTGCTACCGCCTGTTCCTTCCGACTGTGGGACAGAACACAGTTTCATGATCCCCCCCAAGTGCAGGTCTCTGAAGCAAGCACCTAACCCTTGCCAAGGTTTCTGAAGTCCTCCTTgattcctctgcctccccctgccctcttGCCTAACTGGCTGCCAAAGCCTCTGTCCCTCTGATTTCGAAATGCCTCTCTACTCAGTCTCTTGCACTACACATCCACTTTGGTTTCCCAGTTCAAGCCCTCACTTCTCACCCGAATGAGTGCAGAAGCTTCCTGACTGAGACTCCCCCAACTCTGGTCTCTCCTCTGTGCCAATTATCTTTCATACCATCACTGGTTagctttctttaaagaaagtagtttttaaaagccCAAGGTCATGTTGCCTTCTATGCAATTTCATTGGCTCCATATCTTAGAATAAAGTTCAAATTCTTTGGCATGGTATTGAAAATACTTTACAATCTAGCCTTAATTTAACTATAGAGCCAGATCTCCTATCACCTCTTTCAGAAATTCTCCACTTTAGTATGTCAGGCTACTCTTTTCCTTAGCATATCCCACCCGCAGGCATCTTCCAAACTCAAGTGGCCACTCCTTAGCGCTCTCCTACTGTCCCATACTAGACTCTGAGTTCCTCGAAGGTGCAGCTCATTTCTTAGTGTTTCTGAACCCCCAGCACcaagcacagtacctggcacacagcagaagctaaataaatgtttgcagttgctttctaaaagatttttactagcagaaacaaaggagaaagagtaAAAAGGCTACAcaccctttcccttctcctttttttgcCACTCAGACCCTGTAAGGAAAGACAAAGTCACAAAACAGCATGGTCCAGTGGGAAGAACACAGGGTTTGGAATTAGAAGACCTAAAATTAAGTCCTTGCTCTGTCAACTAGTTATGCATCTTTGGGCAAGTCACCACCTTTGACAGTCTCAAATTCCTCATCGGTATTCTACCTCAGAAGGTCATGAGGATCAAATGGCTTATGTAAAATATGGGAAAGCATTTCATAAGCTATATGCAGTGGCAATAGGCAAATTCAGCCAAATGcaacatctttttaaatgaaaatggcaGGTCCTAGACTGAGAATCCCAGGATTAAAAGGGAGGGACCCTGGTGGCCAACTAATGTAACTACTGGATATTTGACCTCTAAGATCCcgggggctgggggtaggggggtagGGGCGGTGGGTTGGTGGCGCACACCAGTTTTCAAATAGAGTGAGGCGGAGAGAACCACCTGAGGGTCTGGgcacatattttgaaaatggtCCCCAAGAGAATCTGGCACCAGCATCCAACACCACCTCTTAAGAGACAGTGCTCtacatcagtggttctcagctctAGCTCTGCATCAGAGACATATGGGGTCCAATTTCCAAAACTACAGGAGGCCTGGGATATAGTAAGCTGTACCTGTAACAAATGCCATAGGACTCTGATGTACTCAACAGGTTTGGGAATAAGATTTGTCCACATATCAGAGGAAAATCAAATGGCTCATTCCTAGGGATTTTTGTCACAGGACCTTTAGGGCTAGGGGAAGGGATACAGATGGGGGATGAAAAAGGAAGCCACCGATTCTGGGTAaaggggagggctggggactGCGGGTGAAGCGGAACTGGGAGTCAACATGGAGATTTGCCCTTCTCTTCACCCCCACCGCTGCAAGCCCACCTTGGGGTGAGGGGCTGTCCCAGGCAGCactggtggagggagaggaggagagaaatccCAAGCTGTAGCAGTGGGGAGAAAGGAAGTTCCTGCAGTCTTATGGCTTTCTAGGTGGCTGCCCATACAAAAGGCTATACCTAAATTGGGGACTGCCTGGCCTGTACTCATTGCCATAAATGGGCAGGAAGAACATAAATTTCCTGAGGGTAAACTACCTTTGGAATTGAAAATTTCAAGGGCTTTGCCCTTGAAATGTTTACCTTCGAtgacattttctttgtatatgGAGGCCAATTTAAAGATGAGTTAAGCTCTTGAGATGAATTACTATTCCACATTCCAATCTCTacatcctcttcctcttcccagccAGTGGGGCGATTTCCAGGCAATGGCATATCATCACCACACCAGCCATCTTGCATAGATTTTGGCCCTGATTGTGATTTGTGATACAAAGAGAAACATGATTTAATCAAACAATTCTTTCTGGAGAACAAGCACTCATTATGGGGGTGGGGAATCTAGGAAAAACCCcacttttatttcccttcacaAATCTACATGGTAGGAATCTATGTTTTATACTTGAAGTTTCCActaagcaagatttttttttttttaaagtaatctctacacccaacatggaccctgaactcatgaccctgagagagCAAGAGTCTTACGCTCTACACCACCTGAGTGAAtcaggtatgcctgggtggctcagtcagttaagtgtccaacttttgatctcggatcaggtcttttttttttttttttttttttttaatttatttatgacagtcacacagagagaaagagagaggcagagacacaggcagagggagaagcaggctccatgcaccgggagcccgacgtgggattcgatcccgggtctccaggatcgcgccctgggccaaaggcaggcgccaaaccgccgcgccacccagggatccctcggatcaggtcttgatctcagggtcttgatcaagcctcccactgggctccctgctgggtgtggagattactttacaaaaaaaaaaaaaaaggaaggaaggaaggaaaggaaaaaggaaaaaggaaaaaggaaaggaaaaaaagtatctcCCGTTCTTTTTACAAACAGACCATTCCTAAACATGGCCTTCTTGTTCAAACTCAACAATCTGTATGGCAACACACAGGGCAGAAAGGATCGAGGAAATTTCAAAGAattcattttgatatatattttcaaagagaatGGCCAGAAAGTATTGCAAGTTATGAGCAGAAAGCATCTCAACTGGATACTCAGCTTTTGGAATTCCTATGGGGACCCCACATACAACTTATGGGATAGTAATGATGTTCATCTGAATGTTGAATCAGGTCTTTCCTGaactttgttgattttctgtataaTATTCAGGGAGTAATCTGGAACTGAGCCAGTTTGGATATGCATCCACATTACTCTATAACCTGTCTCTAATGCTGGATAACATGAAAGTTGCTTGATTAGGTAATCTGATTTGGTAAAAGAGAACTTCGATTTGGTGAAGTAAATGCAAATCCTTATAGTTAACAGTTCTAAGGAAAGACAAGAACATCCAGAAAGCTAAAAAGAGCAAATCAAATtacaaattcaaagaaacaaacagtaaaaTCACATAGTAGGATACACAGATACATTTATCAATGATACAAACATTATCTGATTATTTAATTGTAGTCAACAAGAGATCACCACTGTGACAAAAGAGCCACCAGGAATTATCAATAACTTACCAGATTTGCTTAATGCTTGAGGACCAACAGAGCTGGAGCCCCACGTGGATGTGTTGGATGCTGCAGCAATGGGCTCCCCCCAGCTGGGACCACTGTCTATGGGTTTACCCCATGCTGAAGTACCATTATCCACAGTTGTGGCTGGAGTAGAAGGCTCCCCCCAGGGCTCACCCCAGCCTTTAGAAAGTGTGGGAAAAGAAGTCATCAGCACAAGGTAGGGTGGTGCAGGGCAATAAGGAGTACTCAGGGAACAAAAGATGAAGATGTTCATATTCACAGACTGAATAATGATGCTGCAATGGGCATGGGCAAAGACAATGGCTTCTGTTTTATGCAAAGAAGACAAATCATTTCCCATCATCATAATTTAACTACCggtgtgaaatttttttttttccatcacctatttcataaTTGCCCTCTGGGTGTAGAGCGGACTTTTTTTTGAATGACCTTAATTATGGCAAGTTATCCTcctttgaaaatgaatttaattccTGGAAAAGTCAAGTCAATCTGAGGCAAACCTAGTAAATCCAAGCAGGTAATCAAGTTGGGTAATAGTGTACATAAACGATTTTTACCATAAGTGCAACCTTTCAACATCACTATTCTGGggcaaaaaaaattaactacaatACCAACAATAGGTAGACATCCTACTTTTATACACGCTGGACAACACTTCTTAAAAATCCAGAGGTATCAGGTTGTCTAATGTAAAGCCATAAACAACATTCAAAAGAACTCAAACAGCCTTTTCCTTAGATGAATACCTCTTTCTTCTATGAATTAAATCCAAATACCATAAACTATCCTGGGGGGAAAAGAATTAGACGCTGAAAGGTTAGCTCATGAAAACATTCCTATCCCTCCAACGGGACTGCTTATTATTCCATTACCAAAGACAATGCATTCCAATGACACTTAATGAAAATGTCGTTGTCAAGATAATCTGCAGAGATAGGAATTAGCTCCTTGTTATGAGAGTGGGAATATGTGGGAATACACCAGAAAGGTATTATCAAATGTTTTGagcacacaaacatacacactgTATAACTAATAGACTTGGATTTCATGCCTACTTAAATAAATCCCTTCCAAGGCCAAATATAGCACAGGGTATTTAGAGAATATTGTACTTggatgcttgttttctttctggggATTCTGTaatcaaataacaaaacaaagtaagTAACGACTTGACTCAGAAGAACTGAGAAGTGTACAGCATCCCCAACAGATACCACTTTCCCAACTCTACCTTCTGCTGTCTTCCTAGCAGAGAACGGAGTGTGGGAGATTCACAACCAACATGGCCACAGACAGAGCTCGGTTCCTGATGTTAAACACCTTGCCCATTCTTTTATTCACTAGAAGCTCCTCCTGGgttggagggaggggggaaagccCTTTGTGCGCATATGCAAATACTGTTAAATCTTACAGCACCCGGTACATTGAAAGGAGGCTTACAATACTGTGAAACATTTTGTAACACCATCAGACTCCATTAAATGAAAACTTACCAGAGCCACTGCCTGCCTCTTTGTTTGAGATGGCACTTGCAGATGGTAGCAACTGGTGTACCTGTGCTTGCTGGTCTGAACGGCTGCTGCCATTTGGGACATTTTTGTTCCACATGTTCACATTTTTGTAGTTGTATTTGCTCGGATCTCCCCAAGCTGAAGTTCCGTCATCGATCTCCATTTTGCGACGTATGGATTCTGGGGATGGTTCCTCCCAGCCTGTGGGCTCTTCTTCTTTTGTTGGGGCTGGTATAGGTCCTCCCAGCCAGCCTGTACCAGGAGGTTTGCCTGTTGCTGGTGGGATTCCCCAAGACCCGACAATGTCTTGTTGCTTGTTCCAGTCTGGAGAAGTGACTGGCTTTGACGAATCTCCCCAACCTAGAGACTGATTAGACTTTGGAGGATCTCCCCATCCCTGGGAAGGATTAGGTTTAGAAGATTCATCCCATCCTGACGAATTATTTGGATTTATGTTATTTCCCCAAGTAAAAGAACTAGTTTTACCAAGTTCATTCCAACCAGAAACAGACCTGTCACTGTCACTACCTCCTGAGCTAGATTTCTTATTAGCCTCACCCCAATGGTTACTCCTTGACGTTTCTCCCCAGTTATCACTGGCAGAAACGGACCACCCTTGGTTTGATTTCTGTCCATCACCCCATCCCTGTTTGCTCTTTTGCGAATCATTCCATGCGGACTTCTCTTCTTTGCTGTTCCCCCACTGATTGCTCTTGACCATTCCTGTAGCAGCAGCATCATCTTCCCATCCCCCCTGGCAGCTTGAGCCTTTGGAATCTCCCCACCTCAGAGCAGGTTTGGGATCTCCCCACCCCGATACAGATGAGGTATCATTACTAGTAGGGCTAGTCTTATCTGTACATGCCCCTGAGTTAAAAGTCTGTGTTGCAGAGCTTCCCCAGGCCTCTGTCCCATTGTCagtctttctttcccctctagGTGATGTTTCCGTATCCCAGGCAGTATTCTGCTTAATAGGAGTCTGTCCCCAACCAGAGTTGGAGAGGACACGTGGATCCAAGTCAGTTCTGTTTACGATGCTTTGGAGTAATGTGTGCTGATCAATTTTTCTCCGATCTCTACTCTGATTTTCCCCAGTGGCTTTCTCCTCGAGGCGTCCAGTGCTTTCTGTACTACCTTCACTCTCCACTGTACCTCCTGTTTTGGCCCACACACTGTTCTGCTCAGTTGTCTGAGATGCGGCAGAAGCCTGATCCTCTTCCTCAGTAGATTTCCATCCATTTGTAAACTTCTTACCATTGCCATTTGCACTGTCATTGGAATGCTGATTGCTAGGCAGTTTGCTCCACTCCACGCTGGGTATATTAGTGCCAGTGTTTTGTGCAGGAGTTCCCCATCCTCGTCGACTTCCTCCAGAATTTGCGCCATTTCCACTTCCCCACGATGCATTCTGGGAATTCGTTGCCCCAGACTCCCACACACCTCCTCCTTTATTTGTGTTCACTTGAAAGTTAGTGCCCATAGGCCCATTTATGCCAGGCTGCATTAGAGTTGCATTCACAGTGTCACCATTAGCTTGGCCGTTAGGGCTCGAACATTTGTCTCCAGAGTAATTAGAACCATAGGCACCCCACGTAGTACCGTAAGAGCCTCCACTTTTTGGCTCTCCATTGCTAAGATGAGAAAGGGAAGTGCCATTCATAACCGATGGAGCCTGTATCTGAGGATGATTCATTGTGCTCACACGCCAGGCCCCTGTATTACTAGGCAGTTCGTTATTCTGTACTGAACCGGAGTTTGGTAAACTAGAGGTCATAAAGTTAGTAGTGTTATTTGGTCCAGTCATCTCAGTGGTAATATTCTGAGGTTGACCACTGAATGAAACCTTCTGTGTACCACTTACTTCAGATTCACAAGTTTCCTGAAGGCTTCCCCAGGTACCATGGGTGGAAGAACCACCCACTTTAGAGTTAATACTCTGATTGTTAGGCATCTGGCCTATGGTACTACACTGAATATTGATGCCAGAACTACCGCTCCCTACAGGCCCTTTGAGGGCAAGTCCGTTGTTGTCTAATACTGGCCAGGCACCATGGTTGCTAGCTGAATTCAAAGTGCTTGGATTTAACCCTCCATTTGATGAAGAACTTACAGTGCCCCAAGCATTCATTCTATTGTTGCTACTTTCTGATTTGCTTTCAGGAgcatccacagagacctgacatgTGCTTATTATGGCTCCATGGGAAAAACCCCATGGCCCAGGACTACTTCCATGGCCCACATTATTGCTGCTGCTACCAACCACAAACTTGTTTTGGGAACCAAGTCCAGTGCTATTCCGAAGGCCATCTTTTTCACCACCTGTGCTCCCTGAAGCCATGATAGTGATGTTTCTCTCTGATTCAGAACTGGAGGCAGAATCAGCATCCATACATTCTGAAGCCAACTCTGGATCACTGCCAGGGACTGAGGGCCATGCTTCTGTCTCAGGGGAGTCGTTTACAACAGCATTCTTACAATTTGTGCTAGAGTCACTCGGAGAAGACACAGGTCCCCGCTGTGAATTTTCATAATGGGATCCTGAAGTACTGTGGTTTATATctagaataaaggagaaatacaaaaaCTATTAAGTGCTTGGAAAGATGAGAAATGTTATAAACATATGTGGTTCCTCGACATTAACAAAATTTGATACTTGGCAGTATGGTTACAAAAGCACGGATTATATCCCAGCTACCAACTTTCCTTATCTAGTCATTAATTCCACACAGGCAGGGTATTTTGCGTTTTATTCACTGATGTTATCCTATGAGCCTAGGGCAGTACCTGGAACACAAGAGTCCCTCTCATTAGAGATCTGCTGCTGAATGAACAAACTATTACTTATCAGCAAGTAGAAGAATTTTAGTGTCAGGAAGAACTAGGTTGTAGTAATGTATTAGGATAATGAAGCAACCCAGGCCTAGAGGCCTGAcgtggaaaaaaaaagggggggctggGAAGGAGATGGGTAAGGACAAAGGAGCAGGACAAACTTGACTAAATGTATTAGAAACATATGAGAAAtcctttcctgtctttcctttcttaGAGGAGCTTTTTCACACAACGGTTTTGGGTATTAGAAcaagtttataaaaattacaaagcctttctttcccattttatttccatttcattagtGTTTATGTTCAACCTGAAATACTGCATGCaagtacaaatatttttagttgCATTCTccttcataaaaatttaatttacctTCATAGCCATATTTTTTAGGAGATCACAGAAttatgatgattaaaaaaatcaagtgctGACACTGAACATCATTAATGATCAGTCATAGAATCCTATAATCTTGGACTCACCGCTATACATTATCATCTAGTTATCTTCCTGCAGGTAGAGGGCAGGCAGTTCTCATGCTTCTAATACTTCCCCAGATTCATTCCTCTCATTCGGTTTAAGGATCTGGTAGTTAAAAGTTCCTCAGGGATATTAACCTGCATAAGATGTCTGCATTTAGACTGTCTTTAGGGGGTTGCTTATGTTGTAGTTTTCAACTAGAGTAGTACTCAGAATCCTACGTAGTGCTTTTAAATAACATACATGTTCAAATCACATCCTCACATCCCAGACCTAATAAACCAACTGCTAGGAGTTGCAAGCCTAGAAAACAAATGTAACTCACTACCAATGTACTGCAAATATAGAAAATCAGGTTCATCTTCCATCATTTCTCTCAAAGCACAATCATCAAGCATTAAAAAACTAGGAGTtagaaagaagagcagaaaaaagaCTAAAGAGAGACTAAAGGCGTATACATAATTCACCAATTACATGAATCTTAAAGTTCCATAACAAACTCTTATCTCCACTCCCAGTTgggaatcatttttttaagctgTCAAATGAAGTTTTTCATCATCTTTCAGTGCCCATGAGAAGCATTTTCCTCATGAAACACAGGATATCGAACAGTTTGTCTCATGGGGTAAAAACAAACCAATATATCAACACCGGCACCAGCAGTATCATCAATCAGGACCACGGATCATgtgttttctctgcatttttgtcACTGACTCCTTGAAACAACCCTAAAGCACCGGATACTACCTTTACTTTGTAGctgggaaaataaatgaaggcCCAGAGGCTAAGTTACAGAAAATCAGGTGAGGAAAGCAGGATTCAGCATTGAGTAATAAAGCAAGGTGGCTAAGTACATTGCTGAAACTCCACAGACACCAAGACTCAAGTCTGGGCTCTCTGCAGCAGTTGTATGACCAAATTTGCACAACAGGGAGACAGACAGTACCTCTTTACCCAGCTGTTAACTATACTGTCCTATGTGAAGTATTTAGTTCAGTGCCAGCTTCAAAGAAATGCTCCACCAGTGGCAGTTTGGTATAGTGATTAAGAGCACAACTTTGTAGTCAGACTGCTTGGGCTTAAAAGCTGCTCTGTCATTTCCTAGTTATATGATCACAGGCAAGATCCTCAATCTTTCTgtatcttagtttcctcatctgtaaagtgagaacAGTAATTGCACCTGTCTCAAACAGAATACTAACTCCTGGATCATTCCCCCACAGATGCCTAttcccaaaggagaaaaaaaattctgcttttttacTGGTTTTCTTCGTCTCAGTAAGTTTCCTAAAACCTAAGATTTATCCTTGCTTGCTTACTGTGCATGGCAAATCCCAACCACCACCGAACCCCAAATCCATCCACTTTTCTCCAGATCTAACAACCaagccaccatcaccatcatcagcaCCTCAAAGACGTCGAGTAAAAGTACTTGTTGcccattatttgttttttcacatGCATGTGTGTTTCTTGCCACTTCCACAGAGCAAGCGTAAGAAAGGAAGATTGAGAATGTTCGACAAAACCGCCTAGGCTGAACACAAAAGGACAGACCTGGAATTTAACAGTGCAGCAGCAGAAGCATTCCCATACTGACAGGAAAAGGCAAGGTACTTGGCATCAACACTAATGCTCAGCCTTGCGCTGGGACTACTGACCAATGAAAGAGGACCCAGAAATAAAGGGTAAAGATagtggaaaagaaacaaaagaagctaACATGTATGAAGCAATAGTTTTCCTATATACCAGAAGTAGTTGACAAGAAAATGTAATTGAGAAAAGAACCTAACTCTAACAGCCACAAAAATCACAAAGCAACTTAGAATACGGctaacagaaatatttaaagttatatGTGATTACGTTTTATTGCAGGCCACAGAAGACAACTTGATTAAGTACAGATACTTGTTCCTGAACAGGAAGACAGaataatattctttcttaaagTGTAATTCAATTATAAGAAATTACTAACAGGAGTCTGTAGCATGgataaagtgatttaa
Coding sequences:
- the TNRC6A gene encoding trinucleotide repeat-containing gene 6A protein isoform X14 codes for the protein MIMYSDINHSTSGSHYENSQRGPVSSPSDSSTNCKNAVVNDSPETEAWPSVPGSDPELASECMDADSASSSESERNITIMASGSTGGEKDGLRNSTGLGSQNKFVVGSSSNNVGHGSSPGPWGFSHGAIISTCQVSVDAPESKSESSNNRMNAWGTVSSSSNGGLNPSTLNSASNHGAWPVLDNNGLALKGPVGSGSSGINIQCSTIGQMPNNQSINSKVGGSSTHGTWGSLQETCESEVSGTQKVSFSGQPQNITTEMTGPNNTTNFMTSSLPNSGSVQNNELPSNTGAWRVSTMNHPQIQAPSVMNGTSLSHLSNGEPKSGGSYGTTWGAYGSNYSGDKCSSPNGQANGDTVNATLMQPGINGPMGTNFQVNTNKGGGVWESGATNSQNASWGSGNGANSGGSRRGWGTPAQNTGTNIPSVEWSKLPSNQHSNDSANGNGKKFTNGWKSTEEEDQASAASQTTEQNSVWAKTGGTVESEGSTESTGRLEEKATGENQSRDRRKIDQHTLLQSIVNRTDLDPRVLSNSGWGQTPIKQNTAWDTETSPRGERKTDNGTEAWGSSATQTFNSGACTDKTSPTSNDTSSVSGWGDPKPALRWGDSKGSSCQGGWEDDAAATGMVKSNQWGNSKEEKSAWNDSQKSKQGWGDGQKSNQGWSVSASDNWGETSRSNHWGEANKKSSSGGSDSDRSVSGWNELGKTSSFTWGNNINPNNSSGWDESSKPNPSQGWGDPPKSNQSLGWGDSSKPVTSPDWNKQQDIVGSWGIPPATGKPPGTGWLGGPIPAPTKEEEPTGWEEPSPESIRRKMEIDDGTSAWGDPSKYNYKNVNMWNKNVPNGSSRSDQQAQVHQLLPSASAISNKEAGSGSGWGEPWGEPSTPATTVDNGTSAWGKPIDSGPSWGEPIAAASNTSTWGSSSVGPQALSKSGPKSMQDGWCGDDMPLPGNRPTGWEEEEDVEIGMWNSNSSQELNSSLNWPPYTKKMSSKGLSGKKRRRERGTMKGGNKQEEAWINPFVKQFSNISFSRDSPEENVQSNKMDLSGGMLQDKRMEIDKHSLNIGDYNRTVGKGPGSRPQISKESSMERSPYFDKDGIVADESQNMQFMSSQSMKLPPSNSALPNQALGSIAGLGMQNLNSVRQNGNPSMFGVGNTAAQPRGMQQPPAQPLSSSQPNLRAQVPPPLLSPQVPVSLLKYAPNNGGLNPLFGPQQVAMLNQLSQLNQLSQISQLQRLLAQQQRAQSQRSVPSGNRQQQDQQGRPLSVQQQMMQQSRQLDPSLLVKQQTPPSQQQPLHQPAMKSFLENVMPHTTPELQKGPSPINAFSNFPIGLNSNLNVNMDMNSIKEPQSRLRKWTTVDSISVNTSLDQNSSKHGAISSGFRLEESPFVPYDFMNSSTSPASPPGSIGDGWPRAKSPNGSSSVNWPPEFRPGEPWKGYPNIDPETDPYVTPGSVINNLSINTVREVDHLRDRNSGSSSSLNTTLPSTSAWSSIRASNYNVPLSSTAQSTSARNSDSKLTWSPGSVTNTSLAHELWKVPLPPKNITAPSRPPPGLTGQKPPLSTWDNSPLRVGGGWGNSDARYTPGSSWGESSSGRITNWLVLKNLTPQIDGSTLRTLCMQHGPLITFHLNLPHGNALVRYSSKEEVVKAQKSLHMCVLGNTTILAEFASEEEISRFFAQSQSLTPSPGWQSLGSSQSRLGSLDCSHSFSSRTDLNHWNGAGLSGTNCGDLHGTSLWGTPHYSTSLWGPPSSSDPRGISSPSPINAFLSVDHLGGGGESM